In the genome of Streptomyces pactum, one region contains:
- the gatC gene encoding Asp-tRNA(Asn)/Glu-tRNA(Gln) amidotransferase subunit GatC gives MPGITREEVAHLARLARLELRDEELDHFAGQLDDIIGAVARVSEVADQDVPPTSHPLPLTNVMRPDEVRPSLTPQEALSGAPAQEQQRFKVPQILGEE, from the coding sequence ATGCCTGGCATCACGCGCGAGGAGGTCGCCCACCTCGCCCGGCTGGCGCGTCTGGAGCTGCGCGACGAAGAGCTCGACCACTTCGCCGGACAGCTCGACGACATCATCGGCGCGGTCGCCCGCGTCTCCGAGGTCGCCGACCAAGACGTACCGCCGACCTCCCACCCGCTGCCGCTGACCAACGTCATGCGCCCGGACGAGGTCCGTCCCTCGCTGACCCCGCAGGAGGCGCTCTCCGGCGCCCCCGCCCAGGAGCAGCAGCGTTTCAAGGTGCCGCAGATCCTGGGGGAGGAGTAA
- the gatB gene encoding Asp-tRNA(Asn)/Glu-tRNA(Gln) amidotransferase subunit GatB, with product MTVTELVPYEDALAVYEPVMGLEVHVELGTKTKMFCGCSTALGAEPNTQTCPVCLGLPGSLPVVNATGVESAIKIGLALNCEIAEWCRFARKNYFYPDMPKNFQTSQYDEPIAYNGYLDVQLEDGEVFRVEIERAHMEEDTGKSTHVGGATGRIHGASHSLLDYNRAGIPLIEIVTKPIVGAGERAPEVAKAYVAELRELIKALGVSEARMEMGQMRCDVNLSLRPRGAEKFGTRSETKNVNSLRSVERAARFEIMRHAAVLGAGGTIIQETRHFHEEDGSTTSGRVKEEAEDYRYFPEPDLVPVAPSREWVEELRAGLPELPRVRRNRLREEWGISEHEMQSVLNAGAIDLITATIDAGADAAAARKWWMGELARRANESGTDLAALEITPAQVARVCSLVKEGSLNDKLARQVIEGVLAGEGDPDTVVERRGLKVVSDEGALGTAVDEAIAANAAIADKIRGGKVAAAGALVGAVMKATRGQADAARVRELILEKLGVQG from the coding sequence GTGACCGTCACTGAACTGGTGCCGTACGAGGACGCGCTCGCCGTCTACGAGCCCGTGATGGGGCTTGAGGTACACGTCGAGCTGGGCACCAAGACCAAGATGTTCTGCGGGTGCTCCACCGCCCTGGGGGCGGAGCCCAACACGCAGACCTGCCCCGTCTGCCTCGGCCTGCCCGGCTCCCTGCCGGTCGTCAACGCGACCGGCGTGGAGTCCGCCATCAAGATCGGCCTCGCGCTCAACTGCGAGATCGCCGAGTGGTGCCGCTTCGCCCGGAAGAACTACTTCTATCCGGACATGCCGAAGAACTTCCAGACCTCCCAGTACGACGAGCCGATCGCCTACAACGGGTACCTGGACGTCCAGTTGGAGGACGGCGAGGTCTTCCGGGTCGAGATCGAGCGCGCCCACATGGAGGAGGACACCGGCAAGTCCACCCACGTCGGTGGTGCCACCGGCCGCATCCACGGCGCCTCGCACTCGCTGCTCGACTACAACCGGGCCGGCATCCCGCTCATCGAGATCGTCACCAAGCCCATCGTCGGCGCCGGGGAGCGCGCCCCGGAGGTCGCCAAGGCGTACGTGGCCGAGCTGCGCGAGCTGATCAAGGCGCTGGGCGTCTCCGAGGCCCGGATGGAGATGGGCCAGATGCGCTGCGACGTCAACCTGTCGCTGCGGCCCCGGGGCGCCGAGAAGTTCGGCACCCGCTCGGAGACGAAGAACGTCAACTCGCTGCGCTCGGTGGAGCGGGCGGCGCGCTTCGAGATCATGCGCCACGCGGCCGTGCTCGGCGCCGGCGGCACCATCATCCAGGAGACCCGCCACTTCCACGAGGAGGACGGCTCCACCACCTCGGGCCGGGTCAAGGAGGAGGCGGAGGACTACCGCTACTTCCCCGAGCCCGACCTGGTCCCGGTGGCCCCCTCCCGCGAGTGGGTCGAGGAGCTGCGGGCCGGGCTGCCCGAGCTGCCGCGGGTGCGCCGCAACCGGCTCCGCGAGGAGTGGGGCATCTCCGAGCACGAGATGCAGTCGGTGCTCAACGCGGGCGCCATCGACCTGATCACCGCCACCATCGACGCGGGTGCGGACGCCGCCGCCGCGCGGAAGTGGTGGATGGGCGAGCTGGCCCGCCGCGCCAACGAGTCCGGCACCGACCTCGCCGCCCTGGAGATCACCCCGGCCCAGGTGGCCCGGGTGTGCTCCCTGGTGAAGGAGGGCTCGCTCAACGACAAGCTGGCCCGCCAGGTCATCGAGGGCGTGCTGGCCGGCGAGGGCGACCCGGACACCGTGGTGGAGCGCCGGGGCCTGAAGGTCGTCTCCGACGAGGGGGCCCTGGGTACCGCCGTGGACGAGGCCATCGCCGCCAACGCGGCCATCGCCGACAAGATCCGCGGCGGCAAGGTGGCCGCGGCCGGCGCGCTGGTCGGCGCGGTCATGAAGGCCACCCGCGGCCAGGCCGACGCCGCCCGGGTGCGCGAGCTGATCCTGGAGAAGCTCGGCGTCCAGGGCTGA
- a CDS encoding AAA family ATPase, whose translation MITQVRIDGFKSFLDFRLDVPPVMVVLGLNAAGKSNFFDALRLVSGTLRDGFEATVAADRRFAARDLFHRGGPEGRPVREDFTITVGALVRSPDGPLPLRVRLVARYEPGPGRRPGRAVLDPARSAVWVSSLKNRDWMDRLGLGTEMREAIAAARRAFLLRTRTPHLRILDHGFAAHPPGPGTPPPAGEGGPAELVSLVLRECAGWQPLLLSPEAMRGLVPVGPDAPLDHDGRNLPLVLDRIESEAPTAWRRLVADLAGVVEGVRDVRTRYLESRQEFDYEVEFEHTGWTAPPLLSDGTVRTLALLAACADPLRRGTLCVEEIENGMHPTRVADLVRRLRRGCGADPAGSGAPFRQLLASTHSPALLAALRTDLTGSLVFMEQVDRVDPQRQAVSRVSVARPLRERDLSEEPGETMSPQQVDRLLRRLAQGA comes from the coding sequence ATGATCACCCAGGTGCGGATCGACGGCTTCAAGTCGTTCCTGGACTTCCGGCTGGACGTACCGCCGGTCATGGTCGTGCTCGGCCTCAACGCGGCGGGCAAGTCCAACTTCTTCGACGCGCTGCGGCTGGTCTCGGGCACGTTGCGGGACGGCTTCGAGGCGACGGTCGCCGCCGACCGCAGGTTCGCGGCGCGGGACCTGTTCCACCGCGGCGGGCCGGAGGGGCGGCCGGTGCGCGAGGACTTCACCATCACGGTGGGCGCGCTGGTGCGCTCGCCGGACGGGCCGCTGCCCCTCCGGGTCCGGCTCGTGGCCCGGTACGAACCGGGACCGGGCCGCAGACCGGGGCGGGCGGTCCTCGACCCCGCGCGGAGCGCCGTGTGGGTGAGCAGCCTGAAGAACCGGGACTGGATGGACCGGCTCGGGCTCGGTACGGAGATGCGCGAGGCGATCGCCGCGGCGCGCCGCGCCTTTCTGCTCCGCACCAGGACGCCGCACCTGAGGATCCTGGACCATGGCTTCGCCGCCCATCCGCCCGGCCCCGGGACGCCCCCGCCCGCCGGCGAGGGCGGTCCCGCCGAGCTGGTCTCCCTGGTGCTGCGGGAGTGCGCCGGCTGGCAGCCGCTGCTGCTCTCCCCGGAGGCGATGCGGGGCCTGGTGCCGGTGGGGCCGGACGCCCCGCTGGACCACGACGGCCGGAACCTCCCGCTGGTGCTGGACCGGATCGAGAGCGAGGCCCCCACCGCCTGGCGGCGGCTGGTCGCCGACCTCGCCGGGGTGGTGGAGGGCGTGCGGGACGTCCGCACCCGGTACCTGGAGAGCCGGCAGGAATTCGACTACGAGGTCGAGTTCGAGCACACCGGCTGGACCGCGCCGCCCCTCCTCTCCGACGGCACCGTCCGTACGCTCGCGCTCCTCGCGGCCTGCGCCGACCCGTTGCGCCGGGGCACCCTGTGTGTGGAGGAGATCGAGAACGGCATGCACCCGACGCGTGTCGCCGACCTGGTGCGGCGGCTGCGGCGCGGCTGCGGCGCGGACCCGGCCGGGAGCGGCGCGCCGTTCCGTCAGCTGCTCGCCAGCACGCACTCGCCGGCGCTGCTCGCGGCGCTGCGGACCGATCTGACCGGGAGCCTGGTCTTCATGGAACAGGTGGACCGGGTGGATCCGCAGCGCCAGGCCGTGTCCCGGGTCTCGGTCGCCCGTCCGCTGCGCGAACGTGACCTGTCCGAGGAACCGGGCGAGACCATGTCACCGCAGCAGGTGGACCGCCTGCTCCGCCGGCTGGCACAGGGGGCGTAG
- the gatA gene encoding Asp-tRNA(Asn)/Glu-tRNA(Gln) amidotransferase subunit GatA, with translation MADLTRLTAAETAAKIASGEVTAVEVTEAHLARIDAVDEKVHAFLHVDRAGALAQARAVDEKRERGEKLGPLAGVPLALKDIFTTKGVPTTVGSKILEGWVPPYDATLTRRLKDADVVILGKTNMDEFAMGSSTENSAYGPTGNPWDLTRIPGGSGGGSSAALASYQAPLAIGTDTGGSIRQPAAVTGTVGVKPTYGAVSRYGMVAFSSSLDQGGPCARTVLDAALLHEVIAGHDPLDSTSIDAPVPPVVEAARNGSVEGMRVGVVKQFRGEGYQAGVMQRFEESVALLKELGAEIVELDCPSFDLALAAYYLIAPSECSSNLARFDAMRYGLRVGDDGTRSAEEVTSLTREAGFGAEVKRRIMLGTYALSSGYYDAYYGSAQKVRTLIKQDFEQAFEQVDVIVSPTTPTTAFPIGERADDPMAMYLADLCTIPTNLAGNAAMSLPCGLAPEDGLPVGLQIIAPAMADDRLYRVGAAVEAAFTARWGHPLLEEAPSL, from the coding sequence ATGGCTGATCTGACCAGGCTCACCGCGGCCGAGACCGCCGCGAAGATCGCGTCCGGCGAGGTCACCGCCGTCGAGGTCACCGAGGCCCACCTGGCGCGCATCGACGCGGTGGACGAGAAGGTCCACGCCTTCCTGCACGTCGACCGGGCCGGCGCCCTCGCCCAGGCCCGCGCCGTGGACGAGAAGCGGGAGCGCGGCGAGAAGCTCGGCCCGCTGGCCGGGGTGCCGCTGGCGCTCAAGGACATCTTCACCACCAAGGGCGTGCCGACCACCGTCGGTTCCAAGATCCTTGAGGGCTGGGTGCCGCCGTACGACGCCACGCTCACCCGCCGGCTCAAGGACGCGGACGTCGTCATCCTCGGCAAGACCAACATGGACGAGTTCGCCATGGGGTCCTCCACCGAGAACAGCGCCTACGGCCCCACCGGCAACCCGTGGGACCTCACCCGCATCCCGGGCGGTTCCGGCGGCGGTTCCTCCGCCGCCCTCGCCTCGTACCAGGCGCCGCTGGCCATCGGCACCGACACCGGCGGCTCGATCCGCCAGCCGGCGGCCGTCACCGGCACCGTCGGCGTCAAGCCCACCTACGGCGCGGTCTCCCGCTACGGCATGGTGGCCTTCTCCTCCTCCCTCGACCAGGGCGGGCCGTGCGCCCGCACCGTGCTGGACGCGGCGCTGCTGCACGAGGTGATCGCCGGGCACGACCCGCTGGACTCCACCTCCATCGACGCGCCGGTGCCGCCGGTGGTCGAGGCCGCCCGCAACGGCTCGGTGGAGGGCATGCGGGTCGGCGTGGTCAAGCAGTTCCGCGGCGAGGGCTACCAGGCCGGCGTGATGCAGCGCTTCGAGGAGTCGGTGGCGCTGCTCAAGGAGCTGGGCGCCGAGATCGTCGAGCTGGACTGCCCCTCCTTCGACCTGGCGCTGGCCGCGTACTACCTCATCGCGCCCTCCGAGTGCTCCTCCAACCTGGCCCGCTTCGACGCCATGCGGTACGGCCTGCGGGTCGGCGACGACGGCACCCGGTCGGCCGAGGAGGTCACCTCGCTCACCCGCGAGGCCGGCTTCGGCGCCGAGGTCAAGCGCCGGATCATGCTGGGCACCTACGCCCTGTCGTCCGGCTACTACGACGCCTACTACGGCTCCGCCCAGAAGGTCCGCACGCTCATCAAGCAGGACTTCGAGCAGGCCTTCGAGCAGGTGGACGTGATCGTCTCGCCGACCACGCCCACCACCGCCTTCCCGATCGGCGAGCGCGCCGACGACCCGATGGCGATGTACCTGGCGGACCTGTGCACCATCCCGACCAACCTGGCGGGCAACGCGGCGATGTCCCTGCCGTGCGGCCTGGCGCCCGAGGACGGGCTGCCGGTGGGCCTGCAGATCATCGCCCCGGCCATGGCCGACGACCGCCTGTACCGGGTGGGCGCCGCCGTCGAGGCCGCGTTCACCGCCCGGTGGGGCCACCCGCTGCTGGAGGAGGCACCGTCGCTGTGA